In the genome of Sphaeramia orbicularis chromosome 13, fSphaOr1.1, whole genome shotgun sequence, one region contains:
- the nop53 gene encoding ribosome biogenesis protein NOP53 isoform X1 produces MALPLYPERDSQKKKSEIPFCFPNMAAARRLKRVVASQPGFLPIKSPSEPVSTRRKRVNKNRKKNWNKYSDINDVEEFLEDVRLQERTTGGLLSEKTDDSLFFLDAGQPEKVEQEAPGPAEGKKRKGKASRPLRIDLILQHDSLVPPPKDVLAYQQPNAKKLRRIAQKAEQLAAKGVVPRRQKQLLNRRPVERTVKKAVTEANNNPDRDYYDIWGQESKDSGDPWYLQQTRKKLVKRPEKLNEKPSVLPAVEVIAPGGSYNPDFFSHQALLQEAHEVEVKKQKEEDKIVRQITVNKEDTATEETIFQEQVEGLVEEENEEEETAPDDEEESVVVGAIAVAEKKTERQRKRQRADKIKEQQRLADRRQVDQRQQLFQLRSIKASIKQQEKATAVRQIKRKVKQEAQKAQPRRLGRLKFQPQDLEVQLSDELAGSLRQLKPEGSVLKDRFKSLQKRNLIEPRERAKFKRRHKVKYVEKRAFRAIT; encoded by the exons ATGGCACTACCTCTCTACCCAGAGCGCGACTCTCAGAAGAAGAAGAGCGAAATTCCCTTCTGTTTTCCCAACATGGCGGCGGCCAGAAGGTTGAAACGCGTGGTTGCTTCACAACCAGGTTTTTTACCTATAAAATCCCCGTCGGAGCCAGTAAGTACCCGTAGGAAACGTGTAAACAAGAATAGGAAAAAGAACTGGAATAAATACAGCGACATAAATGATGTAGAGGAGTTTCTGGAGGACGTCAGACTTCAGGAGAGGACGACAGG GGGCCTGCTTTCAGAAAAGACAGATGACAGTTTGTTCTTTTTGGATGCTGGACAACCAGAGAAAGTTGAACAGGAAG CACCAGGACCAGCCGAAGGGAAGAAGAGGAAAGGCAAAGCATCCCGTCCTCTGAGGATAGATCTGATACTTCAGCATGATTCCCTTGTCCCTCCTCCTAAAGA TGTGCTGGCCTACCAGCAACCAAATGCCAAAAAACTCCGTCGCATTGCCCAGAAGGCCGAGCAGCTGGCAGCCAAAGGCGTGGTGCCACGGAGACAGAAACAGCTGTTGAACAGACGGCCTGTTGAGAGGACGGTCAAGAAGGCAGTGACTGAGGCCAACAACAACCCAGACAGAGACTACTATGACATATGGGGACAAGAGT CCAAAGATTCAGGAGACCCCTGGTACCTTCAGCAGACCCGCAAGAAGCTTGTAAAG CGTCCAGAGAAATTGAATGAGAAGCCGTCTGTGTTGCCCGCTGTGGAGGTGATTGCTCCTGGAGGATCATACAACCCAGACTTCTTCTCCcaccag GCTTTGCTGCAGGAGGCACATGAAGTGGAAGTGAAGAAACAAAAGGAGGAAGACAAAATAGTGCGACAAATCACTGTCAACAAAGAAGACACCGCTACAGAG GAGACAATCTTCCAGGAGCAGGTGGAAGGCCTTGTTGAAGAGgagaatgaagaagaagaaacggcTCCAGATGACGAAGAGGAGAGTGTGGTAGTAGGAGCCATTGCAGTGGCAGAGAAGAAGACTGAGAGACAGAGAAAGCGACAGAGGGCAGACAAAATCAAG GAGCAGCAGCGGCTGGCTGACCGACGACAGGTGGACCAACGGCAGCAGCTCTTCCAGCTTCGTTCCATCAAAGCCTCCATCAAACAGCAGGAAAAAGCAACTGCAGTGAGACAGATAAAGCGCAAAGTTAAACAAGAGGCTCAGAAGGCCCAGCCCAGACGCCTCGGCAGACTCAA GTTCCAGCCTCAAGACCTAGAGGTTCAGCTGAGTGACGAATTGGCCGGCTCCCTGCGACAGCTCAAG CCAGAGGGCAGCGTCCTCAAGGACCGCTTCAAGAGCCTGCAGAAGAGGAACCTGATTGAACCACGAGAAAGAGCCAA GTTCAAGAGGAGACATAAAGTGAAGTACGTAGAGAAGAGGGCTTTTAGAGCGATCACTTAA
- the LOC115431368 gene encoding histone H3.3 codes for MARTKQTARKSTGGKAPRKQLATKAARKSAPSTGGVKKPHRYRPGTVALREIRRYQKSTELLIRKLPFQRLVREIAQDFKTDLRFQSAAIGALQEASEAYLVGLFEDTNLCAIHAKRVTIMPKDIQLARRIRGERA; via the exons ATGGCCCGTACTAAGCAGACTGCCCGAAAGTCCACTGGAGGCAAGGCTCCACGTAAGCAGCTGGCCACAAAGGCTGCCCGCAAGAGTGCCCCTTCCACTGGTGGTGTAAAGAAGCCCCATCGTTACAG GCCAGGTACTGTGGCTCTGCGTGAGATTCGTCGTTATCAGAAATCCACTGAGCTACTGATCCGCAAGCTGCCTTTCCAGCGTCTGGTCAGAGAAATCGCCCAGGACTTCAAGACCGATCTGCGTTTCCAGAGCGCTGCCATTGGAGCTCTTCAG GAGGCTAGTGAGGCCTACCTGGTGGGTCTGTTTGAGGACACCAACTTGTGCGCCATCCACGCCAAGCGCGTCACCATCATGCCCAAAGACATCCAGCTGGCACGTCGTATCCGTGGGGAGCGCGCTTAA
- the LOC115431367 gene encoding histone H3.3, protein MARTKQTARKSTGGKAPRKQLATKAARKSAPSTGGVKKPHRYRPGTVALREIRRYQKSTELLIRKLPFQRLVREIAQDFKTDLRFQSAAIGALQEASEAYLVGLFEDTNLCAIHAKRVTIMPKDIQLARRIRGERA, encoded by the exons ATGGCCCGTACCAAGCAGACTGCCCGTAAATCTACTGGAGGTAAAGCTCCACGTAAGCAGCTGGCTACAAAGGCTGCTCGCAAGAGTGCCCCTTCCACTGGTGGTGTCAAGAAGCCCCATCGCTACAG GCCAGGTACTGTGGCTCTGCGTGAGATTCGTCGTTATCAGAAATCCACTGAGCTGCTGATCCGCAAGCTGCCTTTCCAGCGTCTGGTCAGAGAAATCGCCCAGGACTTCAAGACCGATCTGCGTTTCCAGAGCGCTGCCATTGGAGCTCTGCAG GAGGCTAGCGAGGCCTACCTGGTGGGTCTGTTTGAGGACACCAACTTGTGCGCCATCCACGCCAAGCGTGTCACCATCATGCCCAAAGACATCCAGCTGGCACGTCGTATCCGTGGCGAGCGCGCTTAA
- the nop53 gene encoding ribosome biogenesis protein NOP53 isoform X2 has product MALPLYPERDSQKKKSEIPFCFPNMAAARRLKRVVASQPGFLPIKSPSEPVSTRRKRVNKNRKKNWNKYSDINDVEEFLEDVRLQERTTGGLLSEKTDDSLFFLDAGQPEKVEQEGPAEGKKRKGKASRPLRIDLILQHDSLVPPPKDVLAYQQPNAKKLRRIAQKAEQLAAKGVVPRRQKQLLNRRPVERTVKKAVTEANNNPDRDYYDIWGQESKDSGDPWYLQQTRKKLVKRPEKLNEKPSVLPAVEVIAPGGSYNPDFFSHQALLQEAHEVEVKKQKEEDKIVRQITVNKEDTATEETIFQEQVEGLVEEENEEEETAPDDEEESVVVGAIAVAEKKTERQRKRQRADKIKEQQRLADRRQVDQRQQLFQLRSIKASIKQQEKATAVRQIKRKVKQEAQKAQPRRLGRLKFQPQDLEVQLSDELAGSLRQLKPEGSVLKDRFKSLQKRNLIEPRERAKFKRRHKVKYVEKRAFRAIT; this is encoded by the exons ATGGCACTACCTCTCTACCCAGAGCGCGACTCTCAGAAGAAGAAGAGCGAAATTCCCTTCTGTTTTCCCAACATGGCGGCGGCCAGAAGGTTGAAACGCGTGGTTGCTTCACAACCAGGTTTTTTACCTATAAAATCCCCGTCGGAGCCAGTAAGTACCCGTAGGAAACGTGTAAACAAGAATAGGAAAAAGAACTGGAATAAATACAGCGACATAAATGATGTAGAGGAGTTTCTGGAGGACGTCAGACTTCAGGAGAGGACGACAGG GGGCCTGCTTTCAGAAAAGACAGATGACAGTTTGTTCTTTTTGGATGCTGGACAACCAGAGAAAGTTGAACAGGAAG GACCAGCCGAAGGGAAGAAGAGGAAAGGCAAAGCATCCCGTCCTCTGAGGATAGATCTGATACTTCAGCATGATTCCCTTGTCCCTCCTCCTAAAGA TGTGCTGGCCTACCAGCAACCAAATGCCAAAAAACTCCGTCGCATTGCCCAGAAGGCCGAGCAGCTGGCAGCCAAAGGCGTGGTGCCACGGAGACAGAAACAGCTGTTGAACAGACGGCCTGTTGAGAGGACGGTCAAGAAGGCAGTGACTGAGGCCAACAACAACCCAGACAGAGACTACTATGACATATGGGGACAAGAGT CCAAAGATTCAGGAGACCCCTGGTACCTTCAGCAGACCCGCAAGAAGCTTGTAAAG CGTCCAGAGAAATTGAATGAGAAGCCGTCTGTGTTGCCCGCTGTGGAGGTGATTGCTCCTGGAGGATCATACAACCCAGACTTCTTCTCCcaccag GCTTTGCTGCAGGAGGCACATGAAGTGGAAGTGAAGAAACAAAAGGAGGAAGACAAAATAGTGCGACAAATCACTGTCAACAAAGAAGACACCGCTACAGAG GAGACAATCTTCCAGGAGCAGGTGGAAGGCCTTGTTGAAGAGgagaatgaagaagaagaaacggcTCCAGATGACGAAGAGGAGAGTGTGGTAGTAGGAGCCATTGCAGTGGCAGAGAAGAAGACTGAGAGACAGAGAAAGCGACAGAGGGCAGACAAAATCAAG GAGCAGCAGCGGCTGGCTGACCGACGACAGGTGGACCAACGGCAGCAGCTCTTCCAGCTTCGTTCCATCAAAGCCTCCATCAAACAGCAGGAAAAAGCAACTGCAGTGAGACAGATAAAGCGCAAAGTTAAACAAGAGGCTCAGAAGGCCCAGCCCAGACGCCTCGGCAGACTCAA GTTCCAGCCTCAAGACCTAGAGGTTCAGCTGAGTGACGAATTGGCCGGCTCCCTGCGACAGCTCAAG CCAGAGGGCAGCGTCCTCAAGGACCGCTTCAAGAGCCTGCAGAAGAGGAACCTGATTGAACCACGAGAAAGAGCCAA GTTCAAGAGGAGACATAAAGTGAAGTACGTAGAGAAGAGGGCTTTTAGAGCGATCACTTAA